Proteins encoded together in one Coregonus clupeaformis isolate EN_2021a chromosome 30, ASM2061545v1, whole genome shotgun sequence window:
- the nfe2 gene encoding transcription factor NF-E2 45 kDa subunit — translation MCAAANYVLPLRRHSEGVANPGRLCGGVSMPTHAPGARSHGAPHPHDEEMDLAWQELMAITELQEFEVPHDSPYETIQYHPMELPISLGGYGMAQSHFHTEPLPCGGETNPDAAYEGSYSKVMPACQHQATRAAAEEALYGHSGAQLNPRVLNPLQPPPMSLLEHLNLPSVGGEGLVGNDNAGLSQGPGQYMLGTGQGQSKHPPRTVDDLESDSGLSLGSSPPLASPDDAITGVPAYSSTEVGLNYSHREMENMGEQGRRASLLYSVDYQQHPNHPYHYSGLHSSYFPVTQPSQMQPQPHFLPPMSMKHKQGLPSALNDRHLNSSATRESSPQAFYVKPRGNPLPVPLSRDERRALALKIPFPLENIINLPVDDFNELLTQYTLTDTQLSLVRDIRRRGKNKVAAQNCRKRKLENIVYLEGELGQLQAQREHLARESLDFQRNLAIVKHRLTDLYVEVFSQLRDEDGHPYSIDDYSLQQTPDGNVYLVPRSEVLDGE, via the exons ATGTGTGCAGCAGCCAACTATGTGCTCCCATTGAGGAGACACAGTGAG GGCGTGGCAAATCCTGGCAGGCTGTGTGGGGGGGTGTCGATGCCCACCCATGCCCCTGGAGCCCGGTCACATGGAGCCCCCCACCCACACGACGAAGAGATGGACTTGGCCTGGCAGGAACTGATGGCCATCACTGAGCTTCAG GAGTTTGAGGTCCCACATGACAGCCCATATGAAACTATTCAGTACCATCCCATggagctgcccatctctctggGAGGTTATGGCATGGCTCAGTCTCACTTTCATACAGAGCCCCTCCCATGTGGTGGTGAGACAAATCCTGATGCTGCTTATGAGGGATCCTACTCTAAAGTAATGCCAGCCTGCCAACATCAGGCCACCAGGGCAGCAGCAGAAGAGGCACTGTACGGACATTCTGGAGCCCAGCTGAACCCCAGAGTTCTGAACCCTCTGCAGCCACCGCCGATGAGCCTTCTAGAACATTTGAATCTGCCGAGTGTCGGTGGCGAGGGGCTTGTTGGAAACGACAATGCTGGCCTCTCTCAGGGCCCGGGTCAGTACATGCTAGGGACAGGTCAGGGGCAGAGCAAACACCCACCACGCACTGTAGATGATCTGGAGTCTGACTCTGGCCTATCTCTGGGGTCCAGCCCACCACTAGCCTCACCAGATGATGCCATTACTGGTGTACCTGCTTATTCAAGCACAGAGGTTGGTCTGAACTATAGTCACAGGGAGATGGAGAATATGGGTGAGCAAGGTAGGAGAGCTAGCCTCCTTTACTCTGTGGACTATCAGCAGCATCCCAATCACCCCTACCACTACTCAGGGCTGCACTCCTCTTACTTCCCTGTAACGCAACCATCCCAAATGCAACCACAGCCTCACTTCCTGCCTCCCATGTCAATGAAACATAAACAGGGTTTACCCAGTGCTTTGAACGACCGTCATCTTAACAGCTCTGCCACCAGAGAGAGCTCTCCTCAGGCGTTCTATGTAAAACCCAGAGGTAACCCTCTTCCTGTCCCTCTGAGCCGGGATGAACGCAGAGCCCTCGCCCTCAAGATCCCTTTCCCACTAGAGAACATCATCAATCTACCTGTGGACGACTTCAACGAGCTCCTGACACAGTACACCCTCACGGACACCCAGCTATCCCTCGTCAGGGACATCCGGCGGCGGGGGAAGAACAAGGTGGCAGCCCAGAACTGCAGGAAGAGGAAGCTGGAGAACATTGTTTACCTGGAGGGGGAGTTGGGTCAGCTGCAGGCCCAGAGGGAACACCTGGCTAGGGAGAGTTTGGACTTCCAACGCAACCTGGCTATTGTTAAACACCGCCTCACAGACTTGTATGTTGAAGTCTTTTCTCAGCTCCGGGATGAGGATGGGCATCCCTACTCTATAGATGACTACTCTCTACAGCAGACCCCTGATGGGAATGTATACTTGGTGCCTCGTAGTGAAGTGTTGGATGGAGAATAA
- the LOC121545823 gene encoding coatomer subunit zeta-1-like: protein MDTVMLEPSLYTVKAVLILDNDGERLYAKYYDDTYPSVKEQKAFEKNIFSKTHRTDSEIALLEGLTVVYKNNIDIFFYVIGSSHENELMLMAVLNCLFDSLSQMLRKNVERRSLLENMEGLFLAVDEIVDGGVILESDPQQVVHRVALWGEDVPYSEQTVTQVLQSAKEQIKWSLLR from the exons ATGGATACTGTAATGCTG GAACCATCTTTGTACACTGTGAAAGCAGTCCTCATTCTGGATAATGATGGAGAGAGGCTCTATGCAAAA TATTATGATGACACATACCCTTCAGTGAAGGAACAGAAAGCTTTTGAGAAGAACATCTTCAGCAAGACACACAGGACAGACA GTGAGATCGCTTTGCTAGAGGGCCTCACAGTCGTCTACAAGAACAACATTGATATTTTCTTCTATGTCATTGGAAGCTCACATGAAAATGAG TTGATGCTAATGGCTGTTCTAAACTGTCTGTTTGACTCACTTAGCCAAATGTTGAG GAAGAATGTTGAGAGGAGATCTCTACTTGAAAACATGGAAGGTCTCTTTCTAGCTGTGGATGAAATTGTGGATGGAGG AGTGATTCTGGAGAGTGATCCTCAGCAAGTGGTCCACCGTGTGGCTCTATGG GGGGAAGATGTGCCTTACTCAGAGCAGACTGTCACCCAG GTGCTGCAGTCTGCCAAGGAACAGATCAAATGGTCTCTGCTACGATAG